The stretch of DNA CCCTGGAGGGCGAGCCAACGGACGAAGAACCGGACCAGGGGGGGCACTTCCCGGTCGGGCTTCTTGCGGGTGCGGACCAGGAAAGCCCAGACGCCCTCCTCCAGGACGCCTTCGTCCCACCGCTCCAGGGCCTCCCCCACGAGCCGCTTCCTTTCCTCGGGGAAGTCCCAGGGCTCCAAGCCTAACCGATCCTCCGTCATCTTCCCTACCATGATACACCCTCCCCCCACCCCCACCCGCGCCTTCTAACCCTTGTGGGAAGGTACTCGGGATGCGGGAATGGCGTGGAGAGCGGTGCGGAGAAGAGTTGGGAAAACGGGAAGGAGGGAAGGAAAGGTGGGGGAGGGGTGGGGAAGGGCTAACAAAGGAAAGGGGTAGGAAAAAGGGATAGGCGCTCAGCACACCCGGAGCACCAGGCCCGAGTCCTTACAAGGCCATGGCGTAGACGCTATCCCGAGCGAGGGCCTGGTCCGCCACCTCCTTCGCGTACCCTGGGGGAGGTGTTCCCCAGACCATGGCCCGCAGAACTCCCCGAAAAGGAGGGCATACCGGAACCAAAGAAGCCTCTCCTCCTAGGCGGGGATGAGGCTAGCGGTGGGGTCCAGGAAGAATTTCGCTTAGGGGGGAAGCGGGCTTACGGTTTCAGATTACGCTGGAGGAGGTTCCCACTCTCCAACCCTTCTCAGGTGAGCCTATCCGGAACCCAAAGCCTCAACCAGGGACCCATCCTGCGCCACGGACCGACGTCCCCAAAGGGTCCCCTCTAGATCCCGCCACGGGATCGCAGCCTTCGGCATCCAGGCGGACCAGGAGACCACATGCCCGCCATCCGGGAGTGTTTCCCCCTCTTCCTTTTCCCCTGGCAGGAGTTTGCCAGAGCTTGTGTTAAGGCGAGGCGGTATGCGAGGGTAAGCAGCGCCGTCTCCGAGCACCTTTGGCGGACTTCTGCCAGTTTCCGACCTTCCTCCTCGAGGCCCCCCTCTTCACCCGATGAGCCCCGCATTTCGCATTCGCGGAGGCCTCGAGGCCAGGGGGAAGCTCCAACCCCGCTACTTCAAGGAGTGTTGGGGAGCTGCAATCCCCCGGTTTTCAAACCGGGAAGGAACTCGCAGACGTGCTACCGGGCCTAGCCGCAGGCGCATCCGCGTCGCATAGGCTCCGATGGTACGCAAAGCCTTCAAATACCCCCTTTCTCCACCAAGTCGCAGAAAGAATACATTGAACGTACCCCCGGACGTTGTCGCCAAAGCTACGGAGGCCCCTCCTCGGTGGATTCAAGGGGAGCCCAGGACGGTTTTCTCCCAAACTGGCCCCCTCCGCCCCGGCGGAAGAGATCCAGCTCCTGGTAGAGAGGATGGGGCAAGTGGTGGTTTGGGTTATAATTTTTCCGAGGTGGAGCCATGAGGGGTTTAGTCGCACTGTTCCTGTTGTTGCTCGGTTCCACTCCCGCTTGGGCCCTTTCTCCCCAAGAGGGCTGGGACCTCGTGGCCGCGGTGGAGAACGGCAACCACGAGGCCTATAGCCGCCTCGTGCAGGCCTACCAGGCGGGCGATTCCGAGGCTGGCGTGGCCCTGGGGATGCTTTACCTCAACGGGATCGCCTACCCGAGGGACCTAGAGAAAGCCCGCCAGTACTTCGAGTGGGCCCATGGTAGGGGGAGCGGTTGGGCCAGCTGGGCCCTAGCCGCTCTCTATATCAACGGCTTGGGCGTGCCGAGGGACCTACAGAAGGGCTTCCAGTACGCCAAGCAGAGCATGGATAGGGGCTACCCCGGTGGAAAGGCGGTGTATGGCCTCTTTCTCGGCGCCGGCCAGGGTGGTTTGAAGCAAGACCTAGACCGCGGGATCCGCCTCATCCAGGAGGCCGCGGAGTCGGGAGACCCGGTGGCCCTCAATGCGCTCGCCCGCTACCTCGCCTTTTTCGACCACCCAAAGCTTCCCAGGAACCCCCAGAAGGCGCGGGAGTACTGGGAGCAGGCCGCGGCGAAGGGCTATTACCTCGCCCGGAGCTTCCTGGCCTATGACCTCTTCTTCGGGTTGGGTGGCCCCCCGAACCAGAAGCGGGCCCTGGAACTCGCCAAGCCGTTTGTGGGCTTTGACCCCGTATCAACCACCGTCTGGGCTGCCGCTCTCTACTTCGGCCAGGGGGGTGTACCCCAAGACCGCCCCCGGGCCTGTGGGATGGCGAAGGAAAGGGCCGAGTTGTTTTCGGGCCTCGGCACCATCTACGGCCTCTGCATCCTGGAAGGGGTGGTGCCCGGGGAGCGGGCCCTGGGCTTCGCCTACCTCCTCGTTGGAGCACTTGACAGCCACCCCCTGGCCCAGTCCCTGGTCCCCGAATGGGAGAAACGGTTGAAGCCCGAGGAGGTTAACCGGGCGAAGGAGCTTCTCAAGAACCTGCCGTGACCTCCTGGCGGGCGAAACCCCGGGCCTGGCTCGGCTACCTTTACGGGTCCCTCTTCGGCCTTTCCCCCCTGGGGCTCACCCTGTCCCGCCTGATCCTGGGCGGTACTCTTTTTGCGGACTGGCTTTTCCTAGCCCGGTGGTACGAAGCCTTTTTCTCGGAGAGGGGGCTTTTCCGTAGGCACGAGGTCCTGGAGGTCTCCAAGGTGGACGTGCCCCTCTTCTTCGGCTCCGAGGCTTGGAACCTCCTCCTCTTTGGGGCCATCGGGGCTCTCTCCCTCCTCTTCGTCCTCGGCTACCGGCCGAGGCTCATGGCCCTCCTCCTCGCCCTCCTCCTCCTCGGGCTCCAGAGCCGGAACCCCTGGGTCTGGAACACGGGCCACGCCCTCATCCAACGGGGCCCTTCCGTGAAGGGCGCGCCCCGCCTCCCGGGGTGGCCTTAGGCGCCAGAAACCCGAGGGGTCGGGCTGGGCCAGCCCCTTGTCGCGCAGGAGGCGCCACACCGCCTCGGGGCTGTAGCCCTTGTGCTCCAGCAAGGGGTTGACCCCCGCCGGGGCGAACTCCTCTTCCCCGAGGAGCCCCCAGAGCCAAGCGTGGAGGGCCTCCGGGTCCAGGGGGGTGGGGGCATTCCAGTGCTTGGAGGCCTCGAGGGCGGTGGGGGAGAGGAGATGTTTGGGTCTCTCCGTATTCACCGCCCTCTTTGGAGACCCCGACAAGAAGGTGGGCTATATGCCCTTGGACGCCCGGGTCCGCTTCCAAGCGGTACAAAACGGCGAGGTAGATGTTGCCTTCCGAAACACCACCGTGACCGGTAGCTAGCGGCTTGGAAGTATGCCCAGCCCCTTTCGCTCCTCCGGCCGGCCTCGAGGCTCAGCCCTACTCCCCCAGGGTCACGGCGTGGTACAGGTCAAAGAGGAGAAGCCACCCCCCCGTGCAGAACGACAGCCCATCCTGCCCCCTGAAGCCGCGCCTCCCCCTTGGAGGCCAGCCACAATCCCCCCGCGATGTAGAGGAGGTCCAAGGCGGCGTTGAGGTAGAGGATGTCCCGGAGCCAAGCCCTGTCCGGCTCCGGTGACAGGAGCCCCACCAGGGCGATGCCCCCGTCCACGGAGGCCCAGAGGGCGTTGGTGAGCCAGAAGCCCCGCCAAACAGGGTCGGCGGCCACGAGCCCCCCAGGGCCCCGGCGAAGGACCAGGGCACGCTCCAAAGGAGAAGCCTCACGGAAAGGGCAGACCCTTGGTAGCCCTCGGGCATGGGCCCAAGGCGGCCCTCCAAGGGAGGTCTTTCCCCGAGCGGGCCGGGCGCCGTCCTGGTCGCCTGGGGTTCTTCGGAGGTGGCGGTCCAGTCCGCCCCCAAGGGTTCGCCCAACCCCTGGCCGCAGGCCAAGCCCGCCAGGAGTAGGAAGACCGCCAGGCGGAGGGGTCTTGCCATGCCCCAAGCTTCCCCTTTCCTCCCCGGCCAGACTGTGGGCCAGGGGAAACTTCCCGGCCTTCGGGACCCCGCAAACCCCTCGTCCAAAAGCCCCCCTCACCCCTGGCTCTCCAGGAGGTCCAGGACCAACCCCAAGGCTTCCCCGAGGGAAAGGACCCAGACCGTACCCACCTTTTTGCCCATAAGGTGCCCGAAATGACGTCGGTCACCGGTCACCAGGGCATCCGCTCCTGCGCTCCAGGCGGCCGCCAGGATGGGTGCATTCTCCAAGGGAAGGTCTTTCGCCAAGGCCCTTTGCACCAAGCCCCAAGGAGCCTCAGGAACCAGCCGCACGCTTTCTCGAAGGACCTGAAGGTACTCCAGGGCCTCCAGCCGTTTCGCCTCCAGGTTGCGCTGGGCCTCCTCCAAGGCGTGGGCGGAGGTGAGGAGCTCTAAGCCCACCTTGGGTGCCAGCTCCGAAAGGGCCCGCGCCCGTCCCGACTGCCAACAGGCGGCGAAGAGGACGTTGGCGTCCAGAAAAAGGCGGCGGAGCTTAGCGGGGGATGGCGGCAAGGCGGGCCCGCTCCTCTTCCGTAAGGGCATCCTCTGCCAGGAGCTCCTGGAGGCGCCCTTCCGCGTACACCTCCAGAGGGTAGACCCCGGCAGGGCGCAAGAGGAGCCCCCCTTCGGGGGCAAGCTCCACCAGGAAGTAAGCTTCCCCCTCCACGCCCATGGCCCTGAGGAGGCGCTTGGGAATGGAGAGTTGGCCCTTTCGGCTGAGCTTGGCCAGTTCCACCGTTCCAGTATATCGGACCCATGGTTTCTCGGTTTGCGGAAATTCCTTTTAGGGGTCTCCTTCCCGAAACCAAGCTTTCAGGCAAGACCGCCCACCCCCCAAGGCCTAGGAGGGAGGGGGAGAGACCAGGATGGCCCTATCCCCTCCCACTGCCATAAACCGTCCCGCGCGGTAGGTCACATCTACGAGGCGATCAGTCTGGATCCTTTGGCGGTCCACCACCCGGGTCCACCGCTCGGCTTTCCGGTTCCCTCCCATCGGTGGAAACAAGGATGGCGCCAGGCTCCCCCAGAGCCACGTAATGGCCGTTGCCGTAGGCCACATCCCTCAGACTCGGCAACGCGGCGCGCCAGGTATCCCCGGCCCCCGGCAGGGGCTTCGCGGTTTCAAGGGACCGCCCGTTCCACCTGGCCGAAGGAAGAACCCCTTGACCCGCCTTAGGATTCGCCCTCGGCGAGCAACAGGGCCCGCACCGCCTCGAGGCCAGGGGGAAGGTGGTGGGCCCCGAGGATGCGAAGCCGTAGAGCGAGGTCCTGCAATTGCCCGCGCACTTCCCCGGAGGGGAGTGGGCCCATTCCAGGGGAGTAAGAGCAATAGGGGATGGGGAAGATAACAGGATTATTGGGGCTTTTGATGCCGATGGTTTTCCAAAGAAAGAGGACGAAGAAGTAGGCCCCTTGGGGGTACAAATTATTCGCGAAAGATACCTTTCGCGAACATTTACAGGAGCGCCCAGGTTTTTTAGACAATCATCGGTGTTATTATGGCTATTAACGCCCTCTTTTGGCACTCGTGGAGCCTTTGGCCACGGGAGGATAGCGTTTCTTCACGGCTCACTAAAGCCGAGACAAGAGGTCGTGGGGGGTTCTTAAACGGGATGTCAGGGTGCTGGCTAGCCGACGGGTCGTCTCCGGGTCCCAACCTACGGAAGGCCCAATCCTCGGACCCCGCAGTCTCTTCCTTTAGGGAATCAACCCCCGCGCATCTGGAAAGCGCTGTCGCACAGAGCCTCGAGGCCCCTATCGCCTTGGCCATGTCATGGCTTCTAGGAGACGTACTTTTAACCTACAAACAAGCGAACGGCCACTCCGAACACAAGCCTGTACTTCACGCTCCGGCTTGTGTCCTTCACGTATGTATAGGGGCATTGGTTTCAATGCCTTTCCCCTACCGAAGCTCTAGCGACGAGCGGGAAGGCTAGCTAACAAGGGCCTACAGGCGTGCACAAGCGGCAGCGCACCCCTGAGCAGGAAGTCTCGGGAGGTGGTGAAACCCCCGTTAAGGGATTTGTAAGGCCCCTTTGGGAGAGTGAAGTATGGGGATGCTTGAATTCCCCATGCGGAGGTGAGCCGTGAAAAAAGCGTGGCTCCTGTTAGGCGTGGCTCTCATTCTTCTAGTGGCTGGTTGTGCTATGCAAGGTAGTCCCGATCAGGGAAATGGCGGCGGGGGCAACGGGGGAGGCGGCAACGGGGGAGGCGGCGTTCTTGCTTGCTCCCCTACTGCTGGGAATCCCGGCGAAACGTGGAAAGTTGCCTTCAGCTACGCTCCAGAAGCCATAATTTTTGCTGGGGGCTGCTACGTGGCGGTGGAAGGCTCTTCCGCCTTAATCTCACCGAATGGCCTCATGTGGCATGTAACCCAGTTGAACGCAAACGAGGAACTTTCCGACGTGGCGTTCGGGAGGGGGCTTCTCGTTGCGGTGGGGCGTGGCCTTTACACCTCCTCTGATGGGCTGAATTGGAACCGAACGTATCTCCCGTCAGCGCCGTCGTGGTTGTCCGGTGTCGCTTACGGGGAAGAGAGTGGGCTTTTTGTAGCTGTGGGGTCTGAGGGTGCGATTTACAGTTCCGTTGATGGAGAAAACTGGGAACGCCGTAGCTCCCCCACCACCTCTAACCTGGCTGATGTGGCCTACGGTGGCGGGAGCTTTGTTGCGGTGGGTCGGAATGGAGTCATCGTTTATTCGCAGGACGGGGTAAACTGGACGACTGCTCAGGCAAACGGCGCCGATGACCGCTTCTCCGTTGCGTTTGGAAACGGGAGGTTTGTGACAAACGGCCGAGGCGGTCTCTTCCTCTCTGAAGACGGGGGTGCTAGTTGGAGTAGGGCGAACGCTCCGGTGAACATCTTTTCCACAGTGGCGTTTGGCCGTGGCACTTTCGTCATAGGGGGCGGGACGCCAGGAACTGTGGTCCTATCGCCGGATGGAGAGAACTGGGAAACCATCCCTGTGCCCACGCAGGCAACGGTTGACTTCGTTGCGTACGTTAACGGCAAGTTTTTGGTGTTAACCCAATATGGGGATGTCTTGGTGTCAACAGATGGCCGCAACTGGGAAACTGCATTCAATCCAGGCCAGGATCCTATAGCGATCCGGCACGTCAACAATCGGTTCTATCTCCTCCTAGAGGGACCCCGTATTACCAGAATCGCCTCATCCCCAGACGGAATATCTTGGACCTTGCATGACCAATCCATTCCAGGTGTGATAACAGCTTTGGCTTACGGGTCGAACCGGTATGTGGCCGTCGGGAGGGACGGCGCCCTCTACTACTCCGAAGACGCACAGGAGTGGTTCCCCGGCCAGGTAGCTGGGGCATCCAGCGAGTGGGACCTGACGGACGTCGTTTATGCGGATAACCGCTTTGTGGCGGTGGGACTAGGAGGGCTAGTGCTGGTCTCGGAAGACGGAGAGCGTTGGGACGTAAAACAACCTTACGGCCCTACTGAAAATGACTTCTACGCCCTTGCCTATGGGGCAGGCACGCTCTTAGGCGCTTCTGAGGATGGATTTTTATGGATCTCCTCCGATAGGGGTGATACCTGGACGACGGTTGACACGGGCGCAGGGGAGAATTTAAACGCCATCATCTACACCAACCAGCGCTTCGTTGCCGTCGGCGACAGAGGAACGATTGTAGCGTCAGACCCGTCTAATGTGGAGACCTGGACCCTCGAGGAAAGCGGCCTTACAGGTTACTCAGTCTACGGCGACCTTTACAGTGTGGCCTACGATGAGCAGCGCGACGTTTACCTCGCGGTCGGGGTCTTCGACGGCTACATCGGCGGAGAATGGTACAGCTGGCCAGTCATTCTCCGGAAATGGGGAAACGACAGCCACAACCCCTGGGAACCTCTCACGCGGGATTTCGACAACAGGAGTTTTCTAGAATTTCGCTCCATCGTTTTCGGCAACGGCCGATTCGTGTGCGCTGGTCCCTATAGCGTTGGCGTAACACCCTAGCGCTCAAAGCGGCGCGCGAGAAACGTACCGTGCGCTTGAAGGCGCTGACGTAAGGGACGTGTTAGCTGGCCTGCCTGCTAGAGGCAGGCCAGCAGGTTTTCCCCGGCTTACCCCTACACGGGGCTCGTTGTTTGGCCGAGGGAGTAGACGGGGTCGAGGCGCACCACCTAAAGTAGGTGAGCAGGAAGAGCCTCTTCCCTCCCAACCTCCCAACCAAGGAATACCGCTCGTACCCCCGCAAGAGAAGCGGTCAGCGGAGGATCCTGGCTCGTGTGTCCAATCCGGCGCCCTCTGGTCCGAGGCACCGCCTGGGTCTACACATAAACCGCAGCACATGGGCAGGTAGAAAGGACTCCGCCTCCAGCTTGGATGAGGGTATGAAACACTTACCTTACAGGTTGTTCATTAGTGGCTCACGGGTACAAGCGGGCTGCAGCTTAGCCCACCGGCACGTCCACGCGGGTTTCATCGGAGAAAACGTTGGCAAGGGCGGGAGGCATGACGTTGCAAGGGTTGCAGAGCCCACATGCACAAGGATCCCCGCCCTTGCACCCAGATGCGTCGCGGGGTGAAGCTACCCCTCTTAAGGGGAACGCGAGACAATCACTTTGCCGACGCCCACGAACTTGCCGTTTCCGTAAGTCAGGCCAAAGATATCCGTGGGTTCACCGACCACTACGGAAGCTTCCCGAATATTCGGAGAGGACGCCCTGAGAATCCCCTTGTAGCTGACTTGGAAAAAGCACGTATCCCCGCCACAAGCGATGCCCACGGCCCTTTGGTCCCTGCCTGCCCCGTCGCCGTAGACCTGCCATTGCGTGCCATCCTGAGATTCTAGCACAAATACAGTTTGATTGTTCCCTTCCGTGCCCCCAACAACGAGGAAACGGCCTCTCTCGGCATCGTAGAAGAGGTCTCCCACGTAGGCCGTGGAGGAGTAGGGGTCAGGGCGGTAGTGAGTTAATGTCCAATCCGTTCTGTTTTCGGAGGCAAAGACGACTACCCCGTCCCCCAAATCTCCGAACCCAACCCCCGCCACAACAAAGCGCCCGTTGCCATACGCTACGCGGTACCCGTGCCTTAGCCCATAAATGGGCTGTCTCGTCCAAGTGTTTCCGTCGTAGTAATAGACGCCGTGATCTGAGCCGAACACCCACTTTCCCTGGGCGTAAATCACGCTATAGGGGTAAAACGCGCCCGAGGGAGGCTGGAGGTTAGTCCACGTTACCCCATTCGTGGACGTATAGATGCGGCCAGCAGGTCCCACGGCGATGTAGGTTCCGGAGCCATCGTACGCAGCGTCCCAACGGATCCCCTAGTCCATTGCTCCCCGTCGGACGAGACCCAAATGTCCTGCCGTGGCTCCCCCCCCGCAAACGCGCTCAAAGCCAGGAATCGACCCCCTTTGTACACGACGCGCAAAAGGTCGGGGTTCACCGTCGGTTGGT from Thermus brockianus encodes:
- a CDS encoding tetratricopeptide repeat protein encodes the protein MAAVENGNHEAYSRLVQAYQAGDSEAGVALGMLYLNGIAYPRDLEKARQYFEWAHGRGSGWASWALAALYINGLGVPRDLQKGFQYAKQSMDRGYPGGKAVYGLFLGAGQGGLKQDLDRGIRLIQEAAESGDPVALNALARYLAFFDHPKLPRNPQKAREYWEQAAAKGYYLARSFLAYDLFFGLGGPPNQKRALELAKPFVGFDPVSTTVWAAALYFGQGGVPQDRPRACGMAKERAELFSGLGTIYGLCILEGVVPGERALGFAYLLVGALDSHPLAQSLVPEWEKRLKPEEVNRAKELLKNLP
- a CDS encoding DUF6992 family protein; amino-acid sequence: MERALVLRRGPGGLVAADPVWRGFWLTNALWASVDGGIALVGLLSPEPDRAWLRDILYLNAALDLLYIAGGLWLASKGEARLQGAGWAVVLHGGVASPL
- a CDS encoding PIN domain-containing protein — translated: MPLRKRSGPALPPSPAKLRRLFLDANVLFAACWQSGRARALSELAPKVGLELLTSAHALEEAQRNLEAKRLEALEYLQVLRESVRLVPEAPWGLVQRALAKDLPLENAPILAAAWSAGADALVTGDRRHFGHLMGKKVGTVWVLSLGEALGLVLDLLESQG
- a CDS encoding AbrB/MazE/SpoVT family DNA-binding domain-containing protein; protein product: MELAKLSRKGQLSIPKRLLRAMGVEGEAYFLVELAPEGGLLLRPAGVYPLEVYAEGRLQELLAEDALTEEERARLAAIPR
- a CDS encoding sialidase family protein; this translates as MKKAWLLLGVALILLVAGCAMQGSPDQGNGGGGNGGGGNGGGGVLACSPTAGNPGETWKVAFSYAPEAIIFAGGCYVAVEGSSALISPNGLMWHVTQLNANEELSDVAFGRGLLVAVGRGLYTSSDGLNWNRTYLPSAPSWLSGVAYGEESGLFVAVGSEGAIYSSVDGENWERRSSPTTSNLADVAYGGGSFVAVGRNGVIVYSQDGVNWTTAQANGADDRFSVAFGNGRFVTNGRGGLFLSEDGGASWSRANAPVNIFSTVAFGRGTFVIGGGTPGTVVLSPDGENWETIPVPTQATVDFVAYVNGKFLVLTQYGDVLVSTDGRNWETAFNPGQDPIAIRHVNNRFYLLLEGPRITRIASSPDGISWTLHDQSIPGVITALAYGSNRYVAVGRDGALYYSEDAQEWFPGQVAGASSEWDLTDVVYADNRFVAVGLGGLVLVSEDGERWDVKQPYGPTENDFYALAYGAGTLLGASEDGFLWISSDRGDTWTTVDTGAGENLNAIIYTNQRFVAVGDRGTIVASDPSNVETWTLEESGLTGYSVYGDLYSVAYDEQRDVYLAVGVFDGYIGGEWYSWPVILRKWGNDSHNPWEPLTRDFDNRSFLEFRSIVFGNGRFVCAGPYSVGVTP